One window of Chamaesiphon minutus PCC 6605 genomic DNA carries:
- a CDS encoding SOS response-associated peptidase, which produces MCGRFTRSTSAETIASVFGVATSQLTPRFNIAPTQTVATILQSPSAPPQLQSLQWGLIPSWAKDPAIGSKLINARAETVNEKPSFRSPFRHRRCLILADGFYEWQQIEGSRKKQPYFMSLQDDRPFAFAGLYDRWQSPEGETLETCTIITTTANELLDPIHERMPVILAPEDYALWLDPDFGNTKDPAAWSKLQSLLDPYPAAQMKAYPVSTTVNSPKNDTPECKQPIGVRDSE; this is translated from the coding sequence ATGTGCGGACGATTTACTCGCTCGACTTCAGCAGAAACGATCGCTTCAGTCTTTGGTGTCGCAACCAGCCAATTAACACCACGATTTAATATTGCCCCCACACAGACAGTAGCCACCATCTTGCAATCGCCATCCGCCCCACCTCAACTCCAATCCTTGCAGTGGGGGCTGATTCCATCCTGGGCAAAAGATCCCGCGATCGGTTCCAAACTAATCAATGCCAGAGCAGAGACGGTCAACGAAAAACCCTCATTTCGATCGCCATTCCGGCATCGACGTTGTTTGATTTTGGCCGATGGTTTCTACGAATGGCAGCAAATTGAAGGCAGCCGCAAAAAACAACCGTATTTTATGAGCTTGCAAGACGATCGACCCTTTGCCTTCGCAGGTTTATACGATCGATGGCAAAGCCCAGAAGGCGAAACACTCGAAACCTGCACCATTATTACCACCACAGCCAACGAACTCCTCGATCCGATTCACGAGCGAATGCCCGTAATTCTGGCTCCCGAAGACTACGCTCTCTGGCTCGACCCCGACTTTGGTAACACCAAAGACCCCGCCGCCTGGAGCAAGCTGCAATCGTTACTCGATCCCTATCCAGCCGCCCAGATGAAGGCATATCCGGTCAGCACTACCGTCAACAGTCCCAAAAATGACACCCCAGAGTGCAAACAACCGATCGGCGTAAGGGATAGTGAATAG
- a CDS encoding potassium channel beta subunit family protein, with protein sequence MKYRRLGRSGLQVSELSLGSWVTYGNQVDEDSALETLSVARDAGVNFFDNAEVYAGGKSETLMGNAIKKLGWDRADYIISTKFYWGLAQGPNRKNTLNRKYLRQAIEGSLQRLQMDYVDLIFCHRPDPNTPIEETVWAMHDMIQRGQALYWGTSEWSAAEIVSAWQIAERHHLHKPVMEQPQYNLFHRDRVETEYARLYEDLGLGLTTWSPLASGVLTGKYANGIPAGSRSTLPGYEWLQKLVTNPDWLAATERLRSISDKLDCTLSQLAIAWCASNPQVSTVITGASNKTQVIENMKAIDIIPQLNATLRDQIDAAIGTVGVSTPA encoded by the coding sequence ATGAAATACCGCAGACTAGGACGATCCGGCTTACAAGTAAGCGAACTATCGCTAGGATCGTGGGTGACTTATGGCAATCAAGTAGATGAAGATTCCGCGCTCGAAACCCTCTCAGTAGCTAGAGATGCAGGCGTCAACTTCTTTGACAACGCCGAAGTATATGCAGGTGGCAAATCTGAAACCCTCATGGGCAACGCCATCAAGAAACTAGGGTGGGATCGTGCCGACTATATCATTTCCACCAAATTCTACTGGGGACTCGCCCAAGGCCCCAACCGCAAGAATACCCTCAACCGTAAATACCTCCGTCAAGCGATCGAAGGTTCCCTCCAACGCCTGCAAATGGACTATGTAGACCTCATATTTTGCCATCGTCCCGACCCCAACACCCCGATCGAAGAAACCGTCTGGGCGATGCATGACATGATTCAACGCGGCCAAGCTTTATACTGGGGCACATCAGAATGGTCGGCAGCCGAGATCGTCAGTGCATGGCAAATCGCCGAACGGCACCATCTCCACAAACCCGTCATGGAACAACCCCAATACAACTTGTTCCACCGCGATCGCGTAGAAACAGAATACGCCAGACTCTACGAAGATCTCGGCTTAGGCTTAACCACCTGGAGTCCCCTCGCTTCTGGCGTCCTCACAGGCAAATATGCCAACGGCATCCCCGCAGGCAGTCGCTCCACCCTACCGGGCTACGAATGGCTGCAAAAACTAGTCACCAACCCCGACTGGCTCGCCGCCACCGAACGCCTGCGATCGATTAGCGATAAACTCGACTGCACCCTCTCCCAACTCGCGATCGCCTGGTGCGCCAGCAATCCCCAGGTTAGCACCGTCATCACAGGTGCCAGCAACAAAACCCAAGTCATCGAGAACATGAAAGCGATCGACATCATCCCCCAACTCAACGCCACCCTCCGCGACCAAATCGACGCAGCAATCGGCACCGTCGGAGTTTCCACACCCGCGTAA
- a CDS encoding alpha/beta hydrolase, whose translation MSIFALKRLWLNALTIATFATIAMPMSGRAAERITGYFPPFKDFSVSVKELETFAKDGTIPADYVGLAKQTPPEQLLQLREFLQQRFEVSPSYVSQFTNSPLVERLLERLGDSIQADLRRNGMKSIRTGLISAAADRKQGLTVINFVKQFPGREVNLNLAEVFTIYDNLAELFKRRDKTIVALDRIAADEAATAPQIDLSKQVDLRRAGTFRWQKRQFDWLDRARNRRVPGDIYLPQTTATNPVPIIVISHGVAGDRTTFGYLAEHLASYGFAVAAIEHVGGDANRFRQYFSGLAPAPKATELLERPRDVSFVLDEIQRQGKSDPTLGRVDVERVGLVGYSLGGYTVLALAGAEIDFDRVKRDCNPNRSLNLSVLLQCRANELKPQRYALKDPRVKAIFAISPLNSTIFGKRGMGQIRLPVFMMGGSDDLVTPAVPEQIYPFTWLQTPDKYLAILEKGTHFSTQSIPTGDGIFPVSDSLIGPDPARARVYTRALSSAFFQKYLLNRSDFHGYLTAGYARSLERNRIGTSNLAVTSGNSDLGLNLVRSDAAEPLVQALQQEDDRAPQLVP comes from the coding sequence ATGTCGATCTTTGCTCTTAAACGTCTGTGGCTCAACGCCTTAACGATCGCTACATTTGCCACGATTGCGATGCCGATGTCGGGACGTGCTGCCGAGCGGATTACTGGCTATTTTCCACCCTTTAAGGACTTTTCTGTTTCTGTTAAAGAATTGGAAACTTTTGCTAAAGATGGGACGATTCCTGCTGATTATGTAGGTTTAGCCAAACAAACTCCACCAGAACAGTTGTTACAGTTGCGAGAGTTTTTGCAGCAGCGATTTGAGGTGAGTCCGAGCTATGTCTCGCAATTTACTAACTCTCCGCTAGTCGAAAGACTTCTGGAGCGATTGGGGGATTCGATTCAAGCTGATTTGCGTCGCAATGGGATGAAGTCGATTAGAACTGGACTGATTAGTGCGGCGGCGGATCGGAAACAAGGTTTAACTGTCATCAATTTCGTCAAGCAGTTTCCCGGTCGTGAAGTCAATCTGAATCTGGCTGAGGTATTTACTATTTATGATAATTTGGCGGAGTTATTCAAACGTCGCGATAAAACGATCGTTGCGCTCGATCGAATTGCGGCTGATGAAGCGGCAACTGCTCCGCAGATCGACTTGTCAAAGCAAGTGGATTTGCGGCGAGCGGGGACATTTCGGTGGCAGAAACGGCAATTTGATTGGCTGGATCGAGCGCGCAATCGACGGGTACCAGGGGATATTTATTTACCACAAACAACTGCTACCAATCCGGTACCAATTATTGTGATTTCTCATGGTGTGGCTGGAGATCGGACTACGTTTGGTTATTTAGCCGAACATCTAGCATCTTACGGGTTTGCAGTTGCGGCGATCGAACATGTGGGTGGAGATGCGAATCGGTTTCGGCAGTATTTTTCTGGGTTGGCTCCAGCTCCAAAGGCAACGGAATTACTGGAACGTCCGCGCGACGTGTCGTTTGTATTGGACGAGATCCAGCGTCAGGGCAAATCAGATCCGACATTGGGACGAGTTGATGTCGAACGTGTGGGACTAGTCGGATATTCGCTGGGGGGCTATACGGTATTGGCTTTGGCTGGGGCAGAGATCGATTTCGATCGAGTCAAGCGGGACTGCAATCCCAATCGATCTTTAAATCTATCTGTTTTGCTGCAATGTCGGGCGAATGAGTTGAAGCCGCAACGCTACGCGCTTAAAGATCCGCGAGTTAAGGCGATCTTTGCGATTAGTCCTCTGAATAGTACGATTTTTGGCAAGCGAGGGATGGGTCAGATTCGACTGCCTGTGTTTATGATGGGCGGTAGCGACGATCTGGTCACGCCTGCGGTACCGGAGCAAATTTATCCGTTTACGTGGTTACAGACACCTGATAAGTATTTGGCGATTTTGGAGAAGGGGACGCACTTTTCGACTCAATCGATTCCGACTGGTGACGGGATTTTCCCGGTTTCGGATAGTTTAATCGGCCCAGATCCGGCGCGAGCGCGGGTGTATACTAGAGCACTGAGTTCGGCATTTTTTCAAAAATACTTGCTTAACCGCAGTGATTTTCACGGTTATTTGACTGCGGGTTATGCTCGATCGCTGGAACGGAATCGCATTGGTACGAGTAATTTAGCAGTTACTTCGGGGAATAGCGATCTGGGGCTGAATTTAGTGCGCTCGGATGCTGCGGAGCCGCTCGTGCAGGCGTTACAGCAGGAGGACGATCGCGCTCCTCAATTGGTACCGTAG
- a CDS encoding GNAT family N-acetyltransferase: protein MVFWKSLFSGGDTATDAKAGASVGTAVKVTGLNLPPNSQIFFSTDRDLDLYELEELCDIVGWSRRPLRKVKKALQNSFIVVSMWEVRGATKRMIGFARATSDGAFNATVWDVVVHPDFQGQRLGKAMMKYTIDKIRAEDISNITLFADAHVVGFYSGMGFVEDPEGIKGMFWYPD from the coding sequence ATGGTTTTTTGGAAGAGTTTATTTAGTGGTGGCGATACGGCTACTGACGCTAAAGCAGGTGCCTCTGTCGGTACGGCTGTAAAAGTAACTGGACTTAATCTACCCCCAAATAGTCAAATTTTTTTTAGTACCGATCGAGATCTCGATTTATACGAGCTGGAGGAGCTGTGCGACATTGTGGGTTGGTCGCGGCGTCCGCTTCGCAAGGTCAAGAAGGCACTTCAGAATAGTTTTATTGTGGTTTCGATGTGGGAAGTTAGAGGTGCGACGAAGAGAATGATTGGGTTTGCACGTGCTACCTCTGATGGTGCCTTTAATGCAACTGTTTGGGATGTGGTGGTACATCCTGATTTTCAGGGACAACGGTTGGGTAAGGCGATGATGAAATATACGATCGATAAGATCCGTGCTGAGGATATTAGTAACATTACGCTATTCGCCGATGCTCATGTGGTGGGTTTTTATAGTGGGATGGGTTTTGTCGAAGACCCGGAAGGAATCAAGGGAATGTTTTGGTATCCCGATTAG